Proteins encoded within one genomic window of Amycolatopsis sp. 2-15:
- a CDS encoding polysaccharide deacetylase family protein: protein MSGVPDPGNGRGDRRDRPQRNRKWAIPEAGGALAAARRRALALAGPLARPIGSLVAVRTQAPEVVLTFDDGPEPGGTDRVLSVLSDHAATATFFVLVDRARRHRSLVRDVLAGGHEIGLHGMDHQRLSRLPSAVVRTLLASATAELEDLLGTQIRWFRPPYGAQTPVVWRAARRQGLTSVLWGPCAWDWLDRPPELLAAQALRGLGPGAVLLAHDGHAGPEDGADDGPRPAFDRGDLVRRVLAGLDERGLRGRSLSDVLATGEARTVPWFLR, encoded by the coding sequence ATGTCTGGCGTCCCTGACCCGGGGAACGGGCGCGGCGACCGTCGCGACCGTCCACAGCGGAATCGGAAATGGGCGATCCCCGAAGCCGGGGGCGCTCTCGCCGCAGCGCGCCGGCGCGCGCTCGCTCTCGCCGGGCCGCTGGCCCGTCCCATCGGGTCGCTCGTCGCCGTCCGCACGCAGGCACCGGAAGTCGTCCTGACGTTCGACGACGGGCCTGAACCCGGGGGGACCGACCGCGTGCTCTCGGTGTTGTCGGACCACGCCGCGACGGCGACGTTCTTCGTGCTCGTCGACCGCGCCCGGCGGCACCGCTCGCTGGTGCGCGACGTGCTGGCGGGCGGCCACGAGATCGGCCTGCACGGGATGGATCACCAGAGGCTGTCGCGGCTACCATCCGCCGTCGTGCGCACGCTGCTCGCCTCCGCCACGGCAGAGCTCGAGGACCTCCTCGGCACCCAGATCCGCTGGTTTCGACCTCCCTACGGTGCCCAGACGCCGGTGGTGTGGCGCGCGGCCCGCCGGCAGGGACTCACGTCCGTCCTCTGGGGCCCCTGCGCCTGGGACTGGCTCGACCGCCCGCCCGAACTCCTCGCCGCGCAGGCGTTGCGTGGGCTCGGACCCGGTGCGGTGCTACTGGCCCACGACGGGCACGCGGGGCCCGAAGACGGTGCGGACGACGGTCCACGGCCCGCGTTCGATCGCGGTGACCTGGTCCGGCGGGTGCTGGCCGGCCTCGACGAACGCGGGCTTCGGGGACGCTCCCTGTCCGACGTCCTGGCCACGGGCGAAGCCCGGACCGTGCCGTGGTTCCTCCGATGA
- a CDS encoding glycosyltransferase family 2 protein, giving the protein MDQRRMNREEERSMERCANPKISIVIPARNEARNLEVILPELPEVNEVVLVDGHSVDQTVEVARKVLPSIVTLTQTRRGKGNALACGFEAACGDIIVMFDADGSADPAEIPAFVETLVRGADFAKGTRFHRHGGSDDITALRRAGNAALNGLTNALYQTSFTDLCYGYNAFWRDIVPQLKLPPTTVPALASGGFWGDGFEIETVLNCRVVAAGLKVAEVPSFERTRIFGETNLRTFADGLRILRTIFAEHRRYRARKRSGLSGTGDLTAQEIA; this is encoded by the coding sequence ATGGATCAGCGCAGAATGAATCGAGAAGAGGAGCGTTCGATGGAACGGTGCGCGAATCCGAAGATCAGCATTGTGATTCCCGCGCGCAACGAGGCACGCAATCTGGAGGTGATCCTTCCGGAACTGCCCGAAGTCAACGAGGTTGTGCTGGTGGACGGGCATTCGGTGGACCAGACCGTCGAGGTCGCGCGCAAGGTGCTGCCCTCGATCGTGACGCTGACGCAGACCCGGCGCGGGAAAGGAAACGCACTGGCGTGTGGTTTCGAGGCTGCCTGCGGGGACATCATCGTGATGTTCGACGCCGACGGGTCAGCCGATCCGGCGGAGATTCCCGCCTTCGTGGAGACCTTGGTTCGGGGCGCCGACTTCGCGAAGGGGACCCGGTTCCACCGGCACGGTGGCAGCGACGACATCACCGCGTTGCGCCGAGCCGGTAACGCCGCGCTGAACGGGTTGACCAATGCCCTTTACCAGACGAGCTTCACGGATCTCTGCTACGGCTACAACGCGTTCTGGCGAGACATCGTGCCCCAGCTCAAGTTGCCACCGACCACCGTGCCCGCCCTCGCTTCGGGAGGCTTCTGGGGTGACGGGTTCGAGATCGAGACCGTGCTGAACTGCCGAGTGGTCGCAGCGGGGCTGAAGGTCGCCGAGGTACCCAGCTTCGAACGGACCCGAATATTCGGCGAGACCAACCTGCGTACGTTCGCCGACGGCCTCCGGATCCTTCGCACCATCTTCGCGGAACACCGGAGGTACCGAGCTCGGAAGAGATCGGGCCTGTCAGGTACCGGAGACTTGACCGCGCAGGAGATCGCGTGA